The Spirosoma radiotolerans genome has a window encoding:
- a CDS encoding SMP-30/gluconolactonase/LRE family protein: protein MKHFNLFLLLTVVSASLLALTPPTKPKPMKLVKAWETDTTLRIPESVLYDGNNTLYVANIDGKPGDLDGSGFISKVTLDGKIENLRWTSGLNAPKGMGLYKNRLYVTDVYRLVCINTENGQAEKTWDAVGKGGFLNDVTVAKDGTVYVSDNQNDKIYRLKDEKWEVWMKGEQLNKPNGVLAVGKDKLMVGSTKIGALRSVDVATKTITTLADGMAATDGIVAEGKGNYFVSDWNGQIFHVDADGTKVQLLDTREQKINAADIDYVASKKLLIIPTFYKNSLVAYRVE from the coding sequence ATGAAACATTTTAACCTATTTTTGTTACTAACAGTCGTAAGTGCAAGTTTACTGGCGCTTACACCACCCACTAAACCAAAACCAATGAAATTGGTAAAGGCCTGGGAGACCGATACGACATTACGTATACCTGAATCGGTGTTGTATGACGGGAATAACACCTTGTATGTAGCCAATATTGACGGGAAACCCGGTGACCTTGATGGCAGTGGTTTTATTTCCAAAGTGACGCTCGACGGTAAAATTGAGAACCTGCGCTGGACATCGGGCCTGAACGCGCCCAAAGGCATGGGGCTGTATAAAAATCGCCTGTACGTAACGGACGTATACCGGTTGGTGTGCATCAACACGGAGAATGGGCAGGCCGAAAAGACCTGGGACGCCGTTGGGAAAGGCGGTTTTCTGAATGACGTGACTGTCGCAAAAGATGGCACCGTGTATGTGTCCGACAATCAGAATGACAAGATTTATCGGCTGAAGGATGAGAAATGGGAAGTCTGGATGAAAGGCGAACAACTAAACAAACCCAATGGTGTGCTGGCCGTTGGCAAGGATAAACTGATGGTTGGCAGCACAAAAATCGGCGCTTTACGGTCTGTAGATGTAGCGACTAAAACAATAACGACCCTGGCCGATGGTATGGCTGCCACTGATGGTATCGTCGCCGAAGGGAAAGGGAATTATTTCGTTTCGGATTGGAACGGCCAGATTTTTCACGTCGACGCCGATGGCACCAAAGTGCAACTGCTCGATACCCGCGAACAAAAAATTAATGCCGCCGATATTGATTATGTGGCCAGCAAGAAGCTGCTGATCATACCCACATTCTATAAGAATTCGCTGGTGGCTTACCGGGTCGAATAG
- the argH gene encoding argininosuccinate lyase — translation MKLWQKEGVSTAEQIERFTVGRDREMDLYLAPFDVLGNLAHAQMLETIGLLSADELPLLTAELRSIYQTIQAGQFVIEDGVEDVHSQVELLLTRALGDVGKKIHSGRSRNDQVLVDLKLFTRDRLWRVAEAVQHVFNRLISRSEQHKNDLLPGYTHLQIAMPSSFGLWFGAYAEALADDMLTLQTAYRLANRNPLGSGAGYGSSFPLNRTLTTELLGFEGMHVNVVYAQMSRGKTEQTALTSLAAIAATISRMAMDICLYNSQNFGFLLLPDALTTGSSIMPHKKNPDVAELLRAKTNRMKALPMEVTLVMSNLPSGYHRDMQLLKEILMPAFDEIIDCLEITDFMLEHLQVKSNLLDDPKYDLLFSVERVNALVLQGVPFREAYRTVGKEIAEHTYEPPRALHHTHEGSLGNLGNELIQNAMKQALAGFGAEKVQTATQQLLS, via the coding sequence TTGAAACTCTGGCAAAAAGAAGGCGTCAGTACCGCCGAACAGATTGAACGCTTCACCGTCGGTCGCGACCGTGAAATGGACTTGTACCTCGCCCCTTTTGATGTACTGGGCAACCTTGCTCACGCACAAATGCTGGAAACCATTGGCCTGCTTTCTGCGGATGAATTGCCGCTTTTGACGGCTGAACTAAGGTCGATTTATCAAACCATTCAGGCCGGGCAGTTTGTGATTGAAGACGGCGTTGAAGATGTACACTCGCAGGTTGAACTACTATTGACACGGGCGCTGGGCGACGTAGGTAAAAAAATTCACTCGGGCCGGTCACGCAATGACCAGGTACTGGTCGATTTAAAACTCTTCACCCGCGACCGGCTGTGGCGCGTTGCGGAAGCCGTTCAGCATGTATTCAATCGGCTGATAAGTCGATCAGAGCAGCACAAAAACGACCTTTTGCCGGGCTACACACATTTGCAGATTGCGATGCCCTCTTCGTTTGGCCTTTGGTTTGGCGCGTATGCCGAAGCGCTTGCCGATGATATGCTGACCCTACAAACGGCTTACCGGCTAGCCAACCGAAATCCACTTGGTTCGGGAGCCGGTTATGGGTCATCGTTTCCCCTCAACCGCACCCTCACCACCGAACTGCTGGGCTTTGAAGGCATGCACGTGAATGTTGTATACGCCCAGATGAGCCGCGGAAAAACGGAGCAGACAGCGCTTACATCGCTGGCGGCTATAGCCGCCACCATTTCCAGAATGGCGATGGATATTTGTCTGTATAACAGTCAGAACTTCGGCTTCCTGCTTCTCCCGGATGCACTCACAACGGGCAGCAGTATTATGCCGCACAAGAAAAACCCGGATGTGGCCGAGCTTCTACGCGCTAAAACCAACCGCATGAAAGCCCTGCCCATGGAAGTGACGCTGGTCATGAGTAACCTGCCATCGGGCTATCATCGCGACATGCAACTGCTGAAAGAAATCCTGATGCCTGCGTTTGACGAAATCATTGATTGCCTGGAAATTACCGACTTCATGCTCGAACACCTTCAGGTAAAATCCAACCTGTTAGACGACCCTAAATACGATTTACTCTTCAGCGTTGAGCGGGTAAACGCGTTGGTATTACAGGGCGTGCCGTTCCGGGAAGCCTACCGAACCGTCGGCAAAGAGATTGCAGAACATACGTATGAACCACCCAGAGCCCTGCACCATACGCACGAAGGGAGCCTTGGCAACCTAGGCAATGAATTGATTCAGAACGCCATGAAACAAGCCCTAGCGGGCTTTGGTGCGGAGAAAGTACAGACAGCAACCCAGCAATTATTGAGTTGA
- a CDS encoding MFS transporter, translated as MLQRTLHLYQRAYKGLSPSVWLLAGVMLINRCGTMVLPFMTLYLTQHLHYSVQDAGIVMAIYGLGAFVGTFLGGRLTDRFGFYYVQLFSLLFGGMALLGLQFVTNFTALCASVFVFTLFGDAFRPANQAAIAYYSDTETRTRAFSLNRLAINLGWSVGGGLGGWIAGVSYNLLFWTDGLTCLTAGVVLWICLPAPASAPANNDHQAEPTVVPATNQSPYRDTWFIAFVICSCLYLMAFMQLFSIVPLFFKEVMQMKERTIGSLMALNGLIIVCVEMALVYSLEQQQRSKISLIVTGVSLTVLAYGLLSLHQWLPVSHMAVALVFILVGTLSEMLAVPFIQSFTVGRSSPATRGQYLALTSMSGALAQTLSPALGSQLVAHFGFSVHWLAVAGISLASASGFWWLGKLSRKTAQTAVPAADSVR; from the coding sequence ATGCTTCAGCGCACTCTCCACCTGTATCAACGTGCTTACAAGGGCCTGTCGCCCTCCGTCTGGCTATTGGCGGGTGTGATGCTCATCAACCGTTGTGGCACAATGGTTTTGCCGTTCATGACGCTTTACCTGACGCAGCACCTCCATTATTCCGTTCAGGATGCGGGGATTGTGATGGCCATTTATGGATTGGGTGCTTTTGTCGGAACCTTCCTCGGTGGCCGGCTCACCGACCGATTCGGGTTCTATTACGTTCAGTTATTCAGCCTTTTATTCGGCGGAATGGCGTTACTCGGGCTCCAGTTCGTCACCAATTTTACGGCGCTTTGTGCCAGCGTGTTTGTGTTCACGCTCTTTGGCGACGCCTTTCGACCGGCCAATCAGGCGGCTATTGCCTATTACTCTGATACCGAAACCCGTACGCGCGCTTTCTCCCTCAACCGGCTGGCCATCAACCTCGGCTGGTCTGTTGGTGGGGGCCTGGGCGGCTGGATAGCCGGTGTCAGTTACAATCTTCTTTTCTGGACCGATGGCCTGACCTGTTTAACGGCAGGCGTTGTTCTGTGGATCTGTTTACCCGCGCCGGCCAGCGCCCCGGCAAACAACGATCATCAGGCAGAACCCACCGTTGTTCCGGCAACAAACCAATCACCTTACCGGGATACCTGGTTTATTGCCTTTGTCATTTGTTCCTGCCTCTACCTAATGGCGTTTATGCAGTTATTTTCCATCGTGCCCTTATTTTTTAAAGAGGTCATGCAGATGAAAGAAAGGACGATTGGGAGCCTGATGGCCCTAAACGGCCTGATCATCGTCTGCGTCGAAATGGCGCTGGTCTATAGCCTCGAACAGCAGCAACGCTCAAAAATAAGTTTGATTGTGACAGGGGTTAGTCTGACCGTACTTGCCTATGGCCTGCTCTCCCTGCACCAATGGTTGCCGGTATCCCATATGGCTGTGGCGCTGGTTTTCATTCTGGTCGGCACCTTGAGTGAAATGCTGGCGGTGCCTTTCATTCAGTCGTTCACGGTGGGGCGTTCCAGTCCGGCCACACGTGGGCAATATTTGGCGCTGACCTCCATGAGCGGGGCACTGGCACAAACGCTGTCGCCCGCGCTTGGGTCGCAACTTGTCGCCCATTTTGGTTTTTCAGTACATTGGCTGGCCGTGGCCGGTATTAGCTTGGCGTCGGCGAGTGGCTTTTGGTGGCTGGGTAAATTATCCCGAAAGACAGCACAAACAGCCGTACCCGCAGCCGATTCTGTACGCTAG
- a CDS encoding DMT family transporter produces the protein MNYIYILFAFLVGLAITVQAGVNANLRQAMASPILAAAISFGSGFVALLLLFAASGSSTPSFDAIKQVSWWKWMGGVMGAVYMITVIVSVQKIGTANLVSLSVAGQLVAAIILDHYGLLGFAIHPANGWRLLGVMLIITGVLLVVKN, from the coding sequence ATGAATTACATCTATATCCTCTTTGCGTTTCTGGTTGGGCTAGCCATTACCGTACAGGCCGGTGTGAATGCCAATTTGCGACAGGCCATGGCCAGTCCTATTCTGGCAGCCGCCATTTCATTCGGTTCCGGTTTTGTGGCCCTGCTCCTTCTGTTTGCCGCATCCGGCTCATCGACACCCTCATTCGATGCCATCAAACAGGTAAGCTGGTGGAAATGGATGGGTGGTGTGATGGGAGCCGTCTACATGATCACCGTCATTGTGAGTGTGCAAAAGATTGGAACCGCTAACCTGGTCAGCCTGAGTGTAGCCGGACAGTTGGTAGCCGCTATCATCCTTGACCATTACGGATTGCTTGGTTTTGCCATACACCCGGCCAATGGCTGGCGCCTGCTTGGTGTCATGCTGATTATAACGGGTGTATTGCTGGTGGTAAAAAACTAA
- a CDS encoding GRP family sugar transporter yields MFIISHYPLAVVVCFVTMLCWGSWANTQKLTTQSVPTTIFYRDYTYGILILSLLLAFTLGSFGTQGRSFLVDVKQADRQSILYALVGGFVFNIANMLIVVGIELAGLSVAMPVGIGLALILGVIVNYILSPIGNLSLLLAGVFAIFLAIVFSALAYRSKATTDASVNTRGIVASLVGGFLMSFFFYFVARAMAPDFAQPGRGLLTPYTALVLFAIGVVSSTPLFLPVLRRFASKPADGEIDYRDVSRRNHRIGMLGGMVWCLGLASSLLASGEAGYAISYGLGQGATIVAVLWGVFIWNEFRGAPAASSRYLTLMGLFYVLGLALIIYAK; encoded by the coding sequence ATGTTTATCATCTCCCACTATCCGCTGGCGGTTGTCGTCTGCTTTGTGACTATGCTCTGTTGGGGCTCCTGGGCGAATACACAAAAATTGACGACCCAATCTGTTCCGACTACAATTTTTTATCGGGATTATACATATGGTATTCTGATTCTGAGCCTATTACTGGCTTTTACATTGGGGAGCTTCGGTACGCAAGGCCGATCTTTTCTGGTGGACGTCAAGCAGGCGGATAGGCAAAGCATACTCTATGCTTTAGTCGGAGGGTTTGTTTTTAACATTGCCAATATGCTCATTGTGGTCGGTATTGAATTGGCTGGCTTATCGGTGGCCATGCCAGTTGGTATTGGGCTGGCGTTGATTCTGGGCGTAATCGTTAATTATATTTTGTCACCAATAGGTAATTTAAGCTTGTTGCTGGCGGGCGTTTTTGCCATTTTCTTAGCTATTGTATTTAGTGCCCTAGCCTACCGATCTAAAGCCACAACAGATGCATCTGTTAATACAAGAGGAATTGTGGCTTCGCTGGTCGGTGGTTTTCTGATGAGTTTCTTTTTCTACTTCGTGGCACGGGCCATGGCCCCTGATTTTGCCCAGCCAGGGCGGGGCCTGCTAACGCCCTATACCGCGTTGGTTCTGTTTGCGATTGGAGTTGTCAGTAGCACACCGTTGTTTTTGCCGGTGCTGCGTCGGTTTGCCAGCAAGCCGGCCGATGGCGAAATTGATTATAGGGATGTGAGCCGCCGAAATCATAGAATTGGTATGCTGGGGGGCATGGTTTGGTGTCTGGGTTTAGCATCGAGCCTGTTAGCTTCAGGCGAGGCTGGCTACGCCATTAGCTATGGACTGGGTCAGGGCGCTACCATTGTGGCCGTCTTGTGGGGTGTGTTTATCTGGAATGAGTTTCGGGGGGCACCCGCTGCTTCCAGTCGTTACCTGACGCTGATGGGCCTGTTTTACGTGTTGGGACTCGCCTTGATTATTTACGCAAAATGA
- a CDS encoding sulfatase family protein: MKYSLWIIGSLILGAASLLSVNQKAQRPNILFILADDWSYPYASIYGDQTIRTPNLTKLAQHGTVFTNAYCASPSCTPSRAAILTGRYPHNLGEGVNLCGRLDHRVPTYVQLLEKEGYAVAFDRKGWAPGDFRKMGYTENPAGKTAEFNAFIDKLPANQPFFFWFGTNDPHRPFDLDAGKKSGIDPQKIRLPAFLPDVPDVRGDVADYLSEVERLDREIGDLLQKLERSGQLENTIIVVASDNGMPFPHAKANLYDYGTRVPLLVSSFSKKDLRPKRNDSFVNLIDLMPTFLDWAGVKQRPELDGMSLVPVLSGQKTSHRTEVFLERERHCLCRPEFNYGAGYPMRAIRTKDYLYIRNFRPSRMPAGDETIPNTPSVFGDVDGGPTKVYMMDHRREGPVKNLFALGFGKRPDEEFYVLKNDPYNIRNRVNEAAYTSTIRQLRNRLDQWMQQENDPRRQGGGDQIDKYESTTRAWITKTGIIFLDE, encoded by the coding sequence ATGAAATATAGTCTATGGATCATTGGTTCGCTAATACTTGGTGCGGCCAGTCTACTTTCGGTAAACCAGAAAGCCCAGCGCCCAAACATTTTATTCATTCTGGCCGACGACTGGAGTTACCCTTATGCCAGCATTTACGGCGACCAGACTATTCGGACGCCTAACCTGACCAAACTGGCGCAGCATGGCACCGTTTTTACGAATGCTTATTGTGCGTCGCCGTCCTGCACACCGTCGCGGGCGGCCATCCTGACGGGTCGCTACCCGCATAATCTCGGTGAAGGCGTTAACCTGTGCGGACGACTCGACCACCGTGTCCCGACCTATGTGCAACTACTGGAAAAAGAAGGCTATGCAGTTGCCTTCGATCGAAAAGGGTGGGCTCCCGGCGATTTTCGTAAAATGGGATATACGGAAAATCCAGCCGGAAAAACGGCTGAGTTCAACGCGTTTATCGATAAGCTTCCTGCTAATCAGCCGTTCTTTTTCTGGTTTGGTACCAATGATCCGCACCGCCCGTTTGATCTGGATGCGGGTAAGAAGTCGGGTATTGATCCGCAGAAGATTCGGTTGCCTGCGTTTCTGCCGGATGTACCTGACGTCCGGGGCGATGTGGCCGATTACCTGTCTGAGGTAGAACGCCTGGATAGGGAAATTGGCGATTTACTTCAAAAGCTTGAACGCTCAGGGCAGCTGGAAAACACAATTATTGTGGTGGCCTCTGACAACGGAATGCCCTTTCCTCATGCCAAGGCTAATCTGTATGATTATGGTACGCGCGTTCCGTTGCTGGTAAGTTCTTTTTCGAAAAAAGATCTCCGGCCGAAGCGAAACGATTCATTTGTGAACCTGATCGATTTAATGCCCACGTTTCTGGATTGGGCCGGCGTGAAACAACGACCCGAACTGGATGGTATGAGCTTAGTTCCTGTGTTGAGCGGGCAGAAAACGAGCCACCGGACTGAGGTATTTCTGGAACGGGAGCGCCATTGTTTGTGCCGCCCCGAATTCAACTATGGCGCTGGCTACCCGATGCGGGCGATACGAACCAAAGACTATCTCTACATCCGTAATTTTCGCCCGAGCCGTATGCCCGCCGGTGACGAAACCATCCCGAATACACCATCTGTTTTTGGTGATGTGGATGGTGGTCCTACGAAAGTGTACATGATGGACCATCGGCGGGAAGGGCCTGTGAAAAATCTGTTTGCCCTGGGTTTTGGCAAGCGCCCCGATGAAGAGTTTTATGTGTTGAAGAATGATCCATACAATATCCGCAATCGGGTGAATGAAGCCGCTTATACGTCCACAATTAGGCAATTACGAAATCGGCTTGATCAGTGGATGCAGCAGGAAAACGATCCGCGTCGGCAGGGTGGTGGCGATCAGATCGATAAATATGAATCGACAACACGGGCCTGGATAACCAAAACGGGTATTATTTTCTTGGATGAATAA
- a CDS encoding porin family protein: MRKLFALLFVLVSFAASAQTAQPDTLTKAKPPVKSTKPAKPFKVSIAGGYAAPANVPGNTNADLSKAGFVYSLEPQYELSRNLEVGVRLEQALIQRPEVLDNNISLATKAKSILSASLTANYVLNTSTGLKPYVGLGAGFYYAQSSQQSYQLSGTSSVVSYPLPATTAFGGLGRIGVKYGIVHVEANYNLISDTNITNAASRLTLTANNSYFSVKAGITIGGSR; the protein is encoded by the coding sequence ATGCGTAAGTTATTCGCTCTTTTGTTCGTACTGGTATCGTTTGCCGCAAGTGCTCAAACCGCTCAACCTGACACGCTGACCAAAGCCAAACCACCCGTTAAGTCGACTAAGCCTGCCAAACCATTTAAAGTGAGCATTGCCGGGGGCTATGCCGCCCCTGCCAATGTACCGGGCAATACAAATGCCGATCTTAGTAAGGCCGGGTTTGTCTACAGCCTTGAGCCGCAATATGAGCTATCCAGAAATCTGGAAGTTGGCGTTCGCTTGGAGCAGGCCCTTATCCAGCGTCCGGAGGTTCTCGACAACAACATCTCTCTGGCTACGAAGGCAAAATCTATTCTGTCCGCGTCTTTAACGGCAAATTACGTTCTCAATACAAGTACAGGTCTAAAGCCTTATGTAGGCCTTGGTGCAGGTTTTTACTATGCCCAATCCAGCCAGCAGTCCTACCAATTATCAGGCACCAGCTCTGTTGTATCGTACCCGTTACCAGCGACCACAGCTTTTGGTGGACTAGGTAGAATAGGCGTTAAATACGGGATTGTACACGTTGAAGCGAACTACAACTTAATCAGCGATACCAACATCACTAACGCGGCCAGCCGGCTCACGTTAACGGCTAATAACTCCTACTTCAGCGTTAAAGCGGGCATCACCATCGGCGGTTCCCGCTAA
- a CDS encoding ATP-binding protein: protein MIPSTIDLINCEQEPIHILGHIQSYGYLIAIEPDTYSVVHASDNIVDLVGTDAAQLLGQSIDKVLVGTHLPISTLTEILNVGQRNDSWETMNPHRLILNGKVWNLIVHQHKGLVILEWEPIGNDQNQLINQQLISQALTEVQSSRTLDELLQNTARRVKTIIGFDRVMVYQFGDDWHGQVVAEEKEDDLEPFLGLHYPASDIPKQARELYKVNLVRLIADAGSVPSPILSKPGWPASQPLDLTHSVLRAVSPVHIEYLKNMGVQASMSMSLLYRGELWGLISCHNRTPHFVDYQARQAAKFVSQLLSAALEFRKDKEDLTNLQQYQQTGRELHQQLLLNDDVVRALTKLPITALDITGATGAALIFNNKIHQLGKTPDDKQIRALADWMGTTGTESFLQTNQLPVLYPPAEAFRAVGAGLLSIVLSRELNEYLFWFKPERVEQVTWAGNPDKPVTVNEEGQRRLSPRKSFAAWTEIVRNTSEPWSEAELSVVVKLREDILQIVTRQANEIRLLNQRLQVAYEELDAFSYTVSHDLRTPLSSIRCYAEILLEEYGEDFSPDAQALFQKVIDSTDRMRRLIRHILFYSRMGRSELDTQPIDMRQLLNGIREEILVTSKDRSLRIDIGDTPPIMADPTMALQLFTNLISNAAKYTQLAVEGWVQIKGTQTDSEVIYSIEDNGIGFDMKQAGKMFDLFKRLENARTFEGSGVGLAIVKRIINRHQGKVWFHSEPNQGTTFFVSFPVNPTK, encoded by the coding sequence ATGATTCCATCAACGATTGATCTTATAAATTGCGAGCAGGAGCCAATCCACATACTTGGTCATATTCAGTCTTACGGCTACCTGATCGCTATTGAGCCCGATACCTACTCGGTTGTTCATGCCAGCGACAACATTGTCGATCTGGTTGGTACCGACGCTGCCCAACTGCTGGGCCAGTCAATAGATAAGGTATTGGTTGGTACGCATCTACCCATCAGCACCCTAACTGAAATTCTGAACGTAGGCCAGCGAAATGATTCGTGGGAAACCATGAATCCACACCGCTTAATCCTGAACGGGAAAGTCTGGAACCTGATTGTTCACCAGCATAAAGGACTCGTTATACTGGAGTGGGAGCCGATAGGTAACGATCAGAACCAGCTAATCAACCAGCAGTTGATTTCGCAGGCACTCACAGAAGTACAATCCAGTCGTACGCTGGATGAATTGCTTCAGAATACCGCTCGTCGGGTTAAAACGATTATCGGTTTCGACCGTGTCATGGTCTACCAATTCGGAGATGACTGGCATGGGCAGGTTGTCGCTGAAGAAAAGGAAGACGATCTGGAGCCTTTCCTGGGATTGCATTACCCGGCGTCGGATATTCCGAAGCAGGCCAGAGAGTTGTATAAAGTCAATCTAGTCCGGCTAATTGCCGATGCAGGCAGCGTGCCGTCGCCTATTCTGTCCAAGCCTGGCTGGCCCGCCAGCCAGCCGCTCGACTTAACGCATTCGGTCCTTCGGGCCGTATCGCCGGTACATATTGAGTACCTCAAAAACATGGGTGTGCAGGCATCCATGAGTATGTCGCTCCTCTATCGGGGCGAGCTATGGGGGCTCATTTCGTGCCATAACCGCACGCCACATTTTGTGGATTACCAGGCCCGGCAGGCCGCCAAGTTTGTTAGCCAACTGCTATCGGCGGCCCTGGAGTTTCGGAAAGATAAAGAAGACCTGACGAACCTGCAGCAATATCAGCAAACAGGCCGGGAGTTGCACCAACAGTTGCTTCTTAACGATGATGTGGTACGGGCACTCACCAAACTGCCCATAACGGCCCTGGATATTACGGGGGCTACCGGAGCGGCACTCATCTTCAACAACAAAATACATCAGCTCGGCAAAACGCCCGACGATAAACAAATTCGGGCCTTGGCCGACTGGATGGGCACAACCGGCACCGAATCATTTCTGCAAACCAACCAACTGCCAGTGCTGTATCCACCTGCCGAAGCGTTCCGCGCCGTAGGAGCCGGGCTGTTGAGCATTGTGCTGTCGCGCGAATTGAACGAATACCTGTTCTGGTTCAAGCCCGAGCGCGTTGAGCAGGTTACCTGGGCTGGCAACCCCGACAAGCCCGTTACCGTCAATGAGGAGGGGCAACGCCGACTTAGCCCGCGTAAAAGCTTTGCTGCCTGGACTGAAATTGTACGTAACACGTCTGAACCGTGGAGCGAAGCGGAACTGTCTGTTGTGGTGAAGCTACGGGAAGATATTTTGCAGATCGTAACCCGGCAGGCCAATGAAATTCGCCTGCTCAATCAGCGGCTGCAAGTGGCTTACGAAGAATTGGATGCCTTCAGCTATACCGTATCGCACGATTTGCGTACGCCCTTGTCGTCTATCCGGTGCTATGCCGAAATCCTGCTCGAAGAATATGGCGAAGATTTTTCGCCCGATGCACAGGCGCTGTTTCAGAAAGTCATCGATTCCACCGATCGGATGCGCCGACTGATTCGCCACATTCTGTTTTACTCACGAATGGGCCGTTCCGAACTGGATACGCAACCGATCGATATGCGGCAGTTGCTGAATGGTATCCGGGAGGAAATTCTGGTCACGTCGAAAGATCGTTCGCTACGCATCGACATCGGCGATACGCCCCCGATCATGGCTGACCCGACGATGGCTTTGCAATTGTTTACCAATCTGATTAGCAACGCGGCTAAATACACGCAACTGGCTGTCGAAGGATGGGTGCAGATAAAGGGTACGCAAACCGACAGCGAAGTCATTTATTCTATTGAAGACAACGGGATTGGCTTCGATATGAAGCAGGCGGGTAAAATGTTTGACTTGTTCAAACGGCTGGAAAATGCCCGTACCTTCGAAGGTTCCGGGGTCGGGCTGGCTATTGTCAAGCGGATCATCAACCGGCATCAGGGGAAGGTCTGGTTTCACAGCGAGCCAAACCAAGGCACTACGTTTTTTGTTTCGTTTCCAGTCAACCCTACTAAATAA
- a CDS encoding response regulator, with amino-acid sequence MVDVLYVEDNPNDADIFSRLIRKLNRPITYTVISSGSEAIEYLTGKGRYEQQRTVLPKLVLMDLNLDGVSGFDVVEQARALERTRHIPIVAFSTSDNPNDIKSAYDAGINAYVVKPGSYQETGDVLEKLCDFWLGNNTRTDYK; translated from the coding sequence ATGGTGGATGTACTGTATGTTGAAGATAATCCGAACGACGCGGATATATTCAGCCGTCTGATACGGAAACTAAACCGGCCCATCACCTACACCGTTATCAGCAGTGGATCAGAAGCCATTGAGTATTTGACGGGCAAAGGGCGGTATGAGCAGCAGAGGACTGTTTTACCCAAACTCGTATTGATGGACCTAAACCTGGATGGGGTCAGTGGGTTTGACGTCGTTGAACAAGCGCGGGCACTCGAACGAACGCGCCACATACCTATCGTTGCGTTTAGCACATCCGACAACCCAAATGATATTAAATCAGCGTACGACGCGGGTATCAATGCGTATGTTGTGAAACCCGGAAGCTACCAGGAAACGGGCGACGTGCTCGAAAAACTGTGTGATTTTTGGCTGGGAAATAATACTCGAACCGATTATAAATGA
- a CDS encoding biliverdin-producing heme oxygenase, with protein sequence MTNLLERLRQETRPLHEQTEQLFYTKALKNGTLSVAEYSHLLQTHLVFHQALESAIDRNEEFFRDYEPEVRRKTPWLLADLAHLPQALPVPMPELFADWSPVSLLGAAYVGEGSMLGGSVIGRMLQQNEAIKPLVAQGRFYQGYGSALGNNWKKFGAFLTQQGTPYADAVVAAADETFSVYQSIFLANRAAVLSRVV encoded by the coding sequence ATGACGAATTTACTGGAGCGACTGAGGCAGGAAACCCGGCCCTTGCATGAGCAGACTGAGCAACTTTTTTATACAAAAGCGCTGAAAAATGGGACGCTCTCAGTTGCCGAATACAGCCACCTCTTACAAACTCATCTGGTTTTTCATCAGGCGCTGGAAAGCGCCATTGATCGTAATGAAGAATTTTTTCGCGATTACGAACCGGAAGTTCGTCGGAAAACACCCTGGCTGCTGGCCGATCTGGCCCACCTCCCGCAAGCACTGCCCGTACCGATGCCCGAACTTTTTGCAGACTGGTCGCCCGTTTCGTTGTTGGGCGCTGCTTACGTAGGCGAAGGCTCTATGCTGGGCGGATCGGTAATCGGACGAATGTTGCAGCAAAATGAAGCGATCAAACCCTTAGTGGCTCAGGGGCGATTTTACCAGGGGTATGGTTCGGCTTTAGGGAACAATTGGAAGAAGTTCGGCGCTTTCCTGACTCAACAGGGTACCCCCTACGCCGATGCCGTGGTGGCTGCGGCTGACGAAACATTCAGCGTCTATCAATCCATTTTTCTGGCGAACAGGGCAGCGGTATTGAGCCGGGTTGTTTAA